A single genomic interval of Nonomuraea rubra harbors:
- the nirD gene encoding nitrite reductase small subunit NirD: protein MNWTTICAYEALLPERGVCALVEGTQVAIFRAYDGELYALGNLDPFSGAYVLSRGIVGTRKGEPTVASPLHKQVFSLVTGRCLDDEAVSVPVYSVRVGDGGRVEVSLEQRVEVGV, encoded by the coding sequence GTGAACTGGACGACGATCTGCGCCTACGAGGCGCTGCTGCCGGAACGCGGCGTCTGCGCCCTGGTCGAGGGCACGCAGGTGGCCATCTTCCGCGCCTACGACGGCGAGCTGTACGCGCTGGGCAACCTCGACCCGTTCAGCGGGGCGTACGTGCTCTCGCGCGGCATCGTCGGCACCAGGAAGGGCGAGCCGACCGTGGCCTCGCCGCTGCACAAGCAGGTGTTCTCGCTGGTGACCGGGCGCTGCCTGGACGACGAGGCGGTGTCGGTGCCCGTCTACAGCGTGCGGGTGGGCGACGGCGGGCGCGTGGAGGTCAGCCTCGAACAGCGGGTGGAGGTCGGCGTCTAG
- a CDS encoding YybH family protein, whose protein sequence is MSKISQRRALLLAAIVPALLVAGCSAGNNTQAMKGAASPGTPTDMDSISPEETEASPDATDTASPTDTAGGGQPQSAVQGFFSALKSGNADQVANAFSDDAVAAVNGQPTAEGSQAIRTLFQKQLQGNGMKQATHTIDESRTAGDTDAIVRSTSKQGNDNYRELFVLTKDGEEWKISQFMNNKAS, encoded by the coding sequence ATGAGCAAGATTTCTCAGCGCAGGGCGCTCCTGCTGGCGGCGATCGTGCCCGCCCTCCTCGTCGCGGGCTGCTCCGCGGGGAACAACACCCAGGCGATGAAGGGCGCGGCCAGCCCTGGCACGCCCACCGACATGGACTCCATCTCGCCGGAGGAGACCGAGGCCTCCCCCGACGCCACGGACACGGCCTCCCCGACGGACACCGCGGGCGGCGGCCAGCCGCAGTCGGCCGTCCAGGGCTTCTTCAGCGCACTCAAGTCCGGCAACGCCGACCAGGTCGCCAACGCCTTCTCCGACGACGCGGTGGCCGCCGTGAACGGGCAGCCCACGGCGGAGGGCTCGCAGGCGATCCGTACGCTGTTCCAGAAGCAGCTCCAGGGCAACGGCATGAAGCAGGCCACGCACACGATCGACGAGTCGCGCACGGCGGGGGACACGGACGCGATCGTCCGCTCGACCAGCAAGCAGGGCAATGACAACTACCGTGAGCTGTTCGTGCTCACGAAGGACGGCGAGGAGTGGAAGATCTCGCAGTTCATGAACAACAAGGCGTCCTGA
- a CDS encoding MFS transporter — MARWIAEWHPDDPAFWESSGKRVARRNLIFSIVAEHLGFTVWTLWSIVATKMGSYEFTTDELFWLVALPNLIGSVLRVPYTFGPAKFGGRNFTVVSAILLLIPAVMLGVAVNNPGTPYWLFLVIAALAGFGGGNFASSMANITYFYPRSKQGVALGLNAAGGNIGVSSVQLVMPLVIGSLGLAAAGWFWIPFIVVAAACAFFFMDNLTSAKANPRQQLAVAGKAQTWIMSFLYIGTFGSFIGYSTAFPLLSQSLFPDAPYAAVAFAGPLIGSLIRPIGGWLADKLGGAPVTLWNFAAMGGGVLLVWLASTSGNFWLFFLSFQLLFLTSGIGNGSTYRMIPAIFQAKAVAERGDETEETLLYGKRQASAAIGIISAVGALGGFLINRAFGMAFAAAGTPAPAFLAFGVFYVSCLALTWWCYTRTVGVKVVASLAYARI; from the coding sequence ATGGCGCGCTGGATCGCCGAGTGGCATCCCGATGACCCAGCATTCTGGGAGAGTTCAGGCAAGCGGGTCGCACGGCGCAACCTGATCTTCTCGATCGTGGCCGAGCACCTGGGCTTCACGGTGTGGACGCTGTGGAGCATCGTGGCGACCAAGATGGGGTCGTACGAGTTCACCACCGACGAGCTCTTCTGGCTGGTCGCCCTGCCGAACCTGATCGGCTCCGTGCTGCGGGTGCCCTACACGTTCGGGCCCGCCAAGTTCGGCGGCCGCAACTTCACGGTGGTCAGCGCGATCCTGCTGCTCATCCCCGCCGTCATGCTCGGCGTGGCCGTGAACAACCCGGGCACGCCCTACTGGCTCTTCCTGGTCATCGCGGCGCTGGCCGGCTTCGGCGGCGGCAACTTCGCCTCCAGCATGGCCAACATCACCTACTTCTACCCGCGCAGCAAGCAGGGCGTCGCGCTCGGCCTGAACGCCGCGGGCGGCAACATCGGCGTCAGCTCCGTCCAGCTCGTCATGCCGCTCGTGATCGGCTCGCTCGGGCTGGCCGCCGCCGGCTGGTTCTGGATCCCGTTCATCGTCGTGGCCGCCGCCTGCGCCTTCTTCTTCATGGACAACCTGACCAGCGCCAAGGCCAACCCCCGGCAGCAGCTCGCGGTCGCCGGCAAGGCCCAGACCTGGATCATGTCCTTCCTCTACATCGGGACGTTCGGCTCGTTCATCGGCTACTCCACCGCCTTCCCCCTGCTGAGCCAGAGCCTCTTCCCCGACGCCCCGTACGCCGCCGTCGCCTTCGCGGGGCCGCTCATCGGCTCCCTGATCAGGCCCATCGGCGGCTGGCTGGCCGACAAGCTCGGCGGCGCCCCCGTCACCCTGTGGAACTTCGCCGCCATGGGCGGCGGTGTCCTGCTCGTCTGGCTGGCCAGCACCTCCGGCAACTTCTGGCTGTTCTTCCTGTCCTTCCAGCTCCTCTTCCTCACCTCCGGCATCGGCAACGGCTCCACGTACCGCATGATCCCGGCCATCTTCCAGGCCAAGGCCGTCGCCGAGCGCGGCGACGAGACCGAGGAGACCCTGCTGTACGGCAAGCGCCAGGCCTCCGCCGCCATCGGCATCATCTCGGCGGTCGGCGCCCTCGGCGGGTTCCTCATCAACCGGGCGTTCGGCATGGCGTTCGCCGCGGCCGGCACCCCCGCCCCCGCCTTCCTGGCCTTCGGGGTCTTCTACGTGTCCTGTCTCGCCCTGACCTGGTGGTGCTACACCAGGACGGTCGGCGTCAAGGTGGTTGCGAGCCTCGCTTATGCCCGGATCTGA
- the nirB gene encoding nitrite reductase large subunit NirB — protein sequence MNRIVVVGYGPTAHRLVETLAGKGFGGTVTVIGEEPRPAYDRVHLTSYLSGTSAEDLTYEVPAGVVTRLNTRVTGIDRQAGQVTLADGGVEPYDVLVLATGSAPFVPPVPGAEHAYVYRTIEDLDAIRTAAKDAVEGVVVGGGLLGLEAADALRALGLKAHIVEMSPWLMPRQVDEGGGSVLKSHIEGLGLSVHAGAGVQEIVTDAAGQVTGLLKPDGTLVDAQVVVFSAGIRPRDELARSAGLEVGPRGGIVVDSGMLTSDPSIYAVGECALAGGMVYGLVGPCNTMAEVAADRIMGGASAFEGADMSTKLKLLGVEVAQFGAMDGALDVTYMDPVAGVYKKLFISDDAQTLLGGICVGDASPYTSLRPFVGKSLPASPSDLLFSGAGAQLDLPDEAQVCSCNNVCAGDIRTAIADKGVTDVPGLKACTRAGTTCGSCVPMLKQLLEKSGVEVSKALCEHFTYSRAELFDIVRVRGITTFSELITQHGQGRGCDICKPAVASILASLHNGHVLEGERATLQDTNDAFLANIQKNGTYSVVPRIPGGEITPDKLIVIGEVARDFGLYTKITGGQRIDLFGARVDQLPEIWRRLVDAGFESGHAYGKALRTVKSCVGSTWCRYGVQDSVGMAIALELRYRGLRSPHKLKSAVSGCARECAEARSKDFGIIATEQGWNLYVGGNGGFKPRHADLLANDLTTDELIRTIDRFLMFYIRTADRLQRTSTWIESLDGGLDYLREVIMEDSLGICADLDTQMERHVATYADEWAATLDDPEKLGRFVSFVNAPGVPDPSIVFASERGQIKPVMAQ from the coding sequence ATGAACAGGATCGTCGTCGTTGGGTATGGTCCGACCGCTCACCGGCTCGTCGAGACCCTGGCGGGCAAGGGTTTCGGCGGCACCGTGACCGTGATCGGGGAGGAGCCGCGGCCGGCGTACGACCGGGTGCACCTGACCTCGTACCTGTCCGGCACCAGCGCGGAGGACCTCACCTACGAGGTGCCCGCCGGGGTCGTGACCAGGCTGAACACCCGCGTCACCGGCATCGACAGGCAGGCCGGGCAGGTCACGCTGGCCGACGGCGGCGTCGAGCCGTACGACGTGCTCGTGCTGGCCACCGGCTCCGCGCCGTTCGTGCCGCCCGTGCCCGGCGCCGAGCACGCCTACGTCTACCGCACGATCGAGGACCTCGACGCGATCAGGACGGCCGCCAAGGACGCCGTGGAGGGCGTCGTGGTCGGCGGCGGCCTGCTCGGGCTGGAGGCCGCGGACGCGCTGCGGGCGCTCGGGCTCAAGGCGCACATCGTCGAGATGAGCCCCTGGCTGATGCCGCGCCAGGTGGACGAGGGCGGCGGCTCGGTGCTGAAGTCGCACATCGAGGGGCTCGGGCTGAGCGTGCACGCCGGAGCGGGCGTGCAGGAGATCGTCACCGACGCCGCCGGCCAGGTGACCGGGCTGCTCAAGCCGGACGGGACCCTGGTGGACGCGCAGGTCGTGGTGTTCTCGGCGGGCATCAGGCCCCGTGACGAGCTGGCCAGGTCGGCCGGGCTGGAGGTCGGTCCGCGGGGCGGCATCGTGGTCGACTCCGGGATGCTCACCTCCGACCCCTCCATCTACGCGGTCGGCGAGTGCGCGCTGGCGGGCGGCATGGTGTACGGGCTGGTCGGGCCGTGCAACACGATGGCCGAGGTGGCGGCCGACCGGATCATGGGCGGGGCCTCGGCGTTCGAGGGCGCCGACATGTCCACGAAGCTCAAGCTGCTGGGCGTCGAGGTGGCGCAGTTCGGGGCCATGGACGGGGCGCTGGACGTCACCTACATGGACCCGGTCGCCGGCGTCTACAAGAAGCTGTTCATCAGCGACGACGCGCAGACGCTGCTCGGGGGCATCTGCGTGGGCGACGCCTCGCCGTACACGTCGCTGCGGCCGTTCGTGGGCAAGTCGCTGCCCGCCTCGCCGTCCGACCTGCTGTTCAGCGGGGCGGGGGCGCAGCTCGACCTGCCGGACGAGGCGCAGGTGTGCTCGTGCAACAACGTGTGCGCGGGCGACATCCGCACGGCCATCGCCGACAAGGGCGTGACCGACGTGCCGGGGCTGAAGGCGTGCACGCGGGCCGGCACGACCTGCGGGAGCTGCGTGCCGATGCTCAAGCAGCTGCTGGAGAAGTCGGGCGTCGAGGTGAGCAAGGCGCTGTGCGAGCACTTCACGTACTCGCGGGCCGAGCTGTTCGACATCGTACGGGTGCGCGGCATCACGACGTTCTCCGAGCTCATCACCCAGCACGGGCAGGGCAGGGGCTGCGACATCTGCAAGCCGGCCGTGGCCTCGATCCTGGCCTCGCTGCACAACGGGCACGTCCTGGAGGGCGAGCGCGCCACGCTGCAGGACACGAACGACGCCTTCCTCGCCAACATCCAGAAGAACGGCACGTACTCGGTCGTGCCGCGCATCCCCGGCGGCGAGATCACGCCCGACAAGCTGATCGTCATCGGCGAGGTGGCCCGCGACTTCGGCCTCTACACCAAGATCACCGGCGGCCAGCGCATCGACCTGTTCGGGGCCCGGGTCGATCAGCTCCCGGAGATCTGGCGGCGGCTGGTGGACGCCGGGTTCGAGTCGGGTCACGCGTACGGCAAGGCGCTGCGCACGGTCAAGTCGTGCGTGGGCTCGACCTGGTGCCGCTACGGCGTGCAGGACTCGGTGGGCATGGCCATCGCGCTGGAGCTGCGCTACCGGGGCCTGCGCTCGCCGCACAAGCTCAAGTCCGCCGTCTCCGGCTGCGCCCGCGAGTGCGCCGAGGCCCGCTCGAAGGACTTCGGCATCATCGCCACCGAGCAGGGCTGGAACCTGTACGTCGGCGGCAACGGCGGCTTCAAGCCCCGCCACGCCGACCTGCTGGCCAACGACCTGACCACCGACGAGCTGATCAGGACCATCGACCGGTTCCTGATGTTCTACATCCGCACCGCGGACAGGCTGCAACGCACGTCCACCTGGATCGAGTCCCTGGACGGCGGGCTCGACTACCTCCGTGAGGTGATCATGGAAGATTCCCTGGGCATCTGCGCCGACCTGGACACGCAGATGGAGCGCCACGTCGCCACGTACGCCGACGAGTGGGCCGCCACGCTGGACGACCCGGAGAAGCTGGGCCGGTTCGTGAGCTTCGTCAACGCCCCCGGCGTGCCCGACCCGTCGATCGTGTTCGCCAGCGAGCGCGGCCAGATCAAGCCGGTGATGGCCCAGTGA
- a CDS encoding molybdopterin oxidoreductase family protein, with the protein MPGSDVATKTHCPYCALQCGMEIGPGLAISPRTDIPANASGALCQKGWTAGELLTNGERLTAPLLHGEPVDWDVALDYVAYRLSAIRAEHGPDAVAVFGGGGLTNEKAYTLGKFARVALGTSQIDYNGRFCMSSAAAASIRAFGLDRGMPFPITDLDDADVVMIAGGNVAETMPPFVRHLDGSRLIVIDPRRTQTAKLAWLHLQPTPGTDLALALGLLHLAIADGLADEEYVAARTTGFDEVRTSLSAWWPERVERVTGVPVHHMRQAVRALAAVDKAYILTGRGAEQHAKGTDTVTAFINLALALGLPGRHGSGYGCVTGQGNGQGGREHGQKADQLPGYRKIDDPAAREHVARVWGIPAEDIPGPGRSAYELLDALGTPEGPKALMLFGSNPVISAPAAEHVAERIGALDLLVVCDFVMSETAALADVVFPVTQWAEESGTMTNLEGRVLLRRRAATPPEGVRSDLDVLAALARRLGHTFETKPARVFDELRRASAGGPADYSGITYERIAGETGVFWPCPSPEHPGTPRPFLDRFAHPDGRARFVPVQHRPAAEEPDEDYPLYLSTGRVLAHYQSGAQTRRIAPLVQAAPEPYVELHPDLAEQLDISAGDVVRVSSRRGEAKAAARISDAIRRDTVFMPFHWEGANRLTNPALDPTSRMPEFKVCAVRVERDS; encoded by the coding sequence ATGCCCGGATCTGACGTGGCGACGAAGACGCACTGCCCGTACTGCGCGCTGCAGTGCGGCATGGAGATCGGTCCCGGGCTGGCCATCAGCCCCAGGACCGACATCCCGGCCAACGCCTCGGGAGCGCTGTGCCAGAAGGGATGGACGGCGGGCGAGCTCCTCACCAACGGCGAGCGCCTGACCGCCCCCCTCCTGCACGGCGAGCCCGTGGACTGGGACGTCGCGCTCGACTACGTGGCGTACCGGTTGTCCGCCATCCGCGCCGAGCACGGCCCCGACGCCGTGGCCGTGTTCGGCGGGGGTGGGCTGACCAACGAGAAGGCGTACACGCTCGGCAAGTTCGCCCGGGTCGCCCTCGGCACCAGCCAGATCGACTACAACGGCCGCTTCTGCATGTCCTCGGCCGCCGCCGCCTCCATCAGGGCGTTCGGCCTGGACCGGGGCATGCCCTTCCCCATCACCGACCTGGACGACGCCGACGTCGTCATGATCGCCGGCGGCAACGTGGCCGAGACCATGCCGCCGTTCGTCCGCCACCTGGACGGGTCGCGCCTGATCGTCATCGACCCGCGCCGCACCCAGACCGCCAAGCTGGCCTGGCTGCACCTGCAGCCCACCCCCGGCACCGACCTGGCCCTCGCGCTCGGCCTGCTGCACCTGGCCATCGCCGACGGCCTGGCCGACGAGGAGTACGTCGCCGCCCGCACCACCGGGTTCGACGAGGTCCGGACCTCGCTGTCGGCCTGGTGGCCCGAGCGGGTCGAGCGGGTCACCGGGGTGCCCGTCCACCACATGCGGCAGGCCGTCAGGGCCCTGGCGGCCGTGGACAAGGCGTACATCCTGACCGGGCGCGGCGCCGAGCAGCACGCCAAGGGCACCGACACGGTCACCGCGTTCATCAACCTCGCCCTCGCGCTCGGCCTGCCCGGCAGGCACGGCTCCGGGTACGGCTGCGTGACCGGGCAGGGCAACGGCCAGGGCGGCAGGGAGCACGGTCAGAAGGCCGACCAGCTCCCCGGTTACCGCAAGATCGACGACCCGGCCGCCCGCGAGCACGTGGCGCGCGTCTGGGGCATCCCGGCCGAGGACATCCCGGGGCCCGGGCGGTCGGCGTACGAGCTGCTGGACGCCCTCGGCACTCCGGAAGGGCCCAAGGCGCTCATGCTGTTCGGTTCCAACCCGGTCATCTCCGCCCCCGCCGCCGAGCACGTCGCCGAGCGCATCGGCGCCCTCGACCTGCTCGTGGTCTGCGACTTCGTCATGTCGGAGACCGCCGCCCTGGCCGACGTGGTCTTCCCCGTCACCCAGTGGGCCGAGGAGAGCGGCACCATGACGAACCTCGAAGGCCGCGTCCTGCTCCGCCGCAGGGCCGCCACGCCGCCCGAGGGCGTCAGGAGCGACCTCGACGTCCTGGCCGCCCTGGCCCGGCGCCTCGGCCACACCTTCGAGACCAAGCCGGCCAGGGTCTTCGACGAGCTGCGCCGCGCCAGCGCCGGCGGCCCCGCCGACTACTCCGGCATCACCTACGAGCGCATCGCCGGCGAGACCGGCGTCTTCTGGCCCTGCCCTTCCCCCGAGCACCCGGGCACCCCGCGCCCGTTCCTCGACCGGTTCGCCCACCCCGACGGCCGGGCCAGGTTCGTGCCCGTCCAGCACCGGCCGGCCGCCGAGGAGCCCGACGAGGACTACCCCCTCTACCTGAGCACCGGCCGGGTGCTCGCCCACTACCAGAGCGGCGCCCAGACCCGCAGGATCGCGCCGCTCGTCCAGGCCGCCCCCGAGCCGTACGTCGAGCTGCACCCGGACCTGGCCGAGCAGCTCGACATCAGCGCCGGGGACGTCGTGCGCGTCAGCAGCAGGAGAGGCGAGGCCAAGGCCGCCGCCAGGATCAGCGACGCCATCAGGCGCGACACCGTGTTCATGCCCTTCCACTGGGAGGGCGCCAACCGGCTCACCAACCCGGCACTCGACCCGACGTCGAGGATGCCGGAGTTCAAGGTCTGCGCTGTCAGGGTGGAGAGGGACTCATGA
- a CDS encoding FAD-dependent oxidoreductase, with product MRLVVVGNGMAGSRLVSEVRTRDPHMKITVFGAETRHPYNRVLLSNVLAGSSRPEQVRLLDPAWYASHHVEAAFGDAVAHLDRDTRHVVTESGRREPYDLLVLATGSDAIVPPIPGVERAVPFRTLDDCERIIEAATSARKAVVIGGGLLGIEAARGLAGRGLPVTLLHLAGHLMERQLDVEAGEVLGETLNGLGVEIRTGVSASGVEENGVRLDAGELVEADLVVLACGVRPVTGLAAEAGLEVRRGVVVDDELRTDDPSIFAIGECAEHDGTVYGLVAPAWEQAAVAADVITGGKALYRGSRLVTRLKAKSVELAAMGETQLGEEHAEVVRFSHRARGTYRKLVIQDGRLVGAILLGESDAVGTLTQLFDRGGPVPGDRAGLLFPGLASAPVADSPTLMPDAAKVCQCNNVTKGQIRACWEAGARDVAAVASATRATTGCGTCRDAVEGIVGWLCEQEGVSV from the coding sequence ATGAGGCTCGTCGTCGTGGGCAACGGGATGGCCGGGTCGCGGCTCGTCAGCGAGGTGCGTACCCGCGACCCGCACATGAAGATCACCGTTTTCGGCGCGGAGACGCGCCACCCCTACAACCGGGTGCTGCTGTCGAACGTGCTGGCCGGCAGCTCCCGCCCCGAGCAGGTACGGCTGCTCGACCCCGCCTGGTACGCCTCGCACCACGTGGAGGCCGCCTTCGGCGACGCCGTCGCGCACCTCGACAGGGACACCAGGCACGTCGTCACCGAGAGCGGCCGGCGCGAGCCGTACGACCTGCTGGTGCTGGCCACCGGCAGCGACGCCATCGTGCCGCCGATCCCGGGCGTCGAGCGGGCCGTCCCGTTCCGCACCCTCGACGACTGCGAGCGCATCATCGAGGCGGCCACCAGCGCCCGCAAGGCCGTGGTCATCGGCGGCGGCCTGCTCGGCATCGAGGCCGCCCGCGGCCTGGCCGGGCGCGGCCTCCCGGTCACCCTGCTGCACCTGGCGGGCCACCTCATGGAGCGCCAGCTCGACGTGGAGGCCGGTGAGGTGCTCGGCGAGACCCTGAACGGGCTCGGCGTCGAGATCCGCACCGGCGTGTCCGCCTCCGGCGTCGAGGAGAACGGCGTCCGCCTCGACGCCGGCGAGCTCGTCGAGGCCGACCTCGTCGTCCTGGCGTGCGGCGTCCGCCCCGTGACCGGCCTGGCCGCCGAGGCGGGCCTGGAGGTACGGCGCGGCGTCGTCGTGGACGACGAGCTGCGCACCGACGACCCGTCCATCTTCGCCATCGGCGAGTGCGCCGAACACGACGGCACCGTCTACGGCCTGGTCGCCCCCGCCTGGGAGCAGGCCGCCGTGGCCGCCGACGTCATCACCGGCGGCAAGGCCCTCTACCGCGGCTCCCGCCTGGTCACCCGGCTCAAGGCCAAGAGCGTCGAGCTGGCCGCCATGGGCGAGACCCAGCTCGGCGAGGAGCACGCCGAGGTGGTGCGCTTCAGCCACCGGGCCCGCGGCACCTACCGCAAGCTCGTCATCCAGGACGGCCGCCTGGTCGGCGCGATCCTGCTCGGCGAGAGCGACGCCGTCGGCACGCTCACCCAGCTCTTCGACCGCGGCGGGCCGGTGCCAGGCGACCGCGCCGGGCTGCTCTTCCCCGGGCTGGCCTCGGCCCCCGTGGCCGACAGCCCGACGCTGATGCCCGACGCGGCCAAGGTCTGCCAGTGCAACAACGTGACCAAGGGCCAGATCAGGGCGTGCTGGGAGGCCGGGGCCAGGGACGTGGCCGCGGTGGCGAGCGCCACCAGGGCCACGACCGGCTGCGGCACCTGCCGCGACGCCGTGGAGGGCATCGTCGGCTGGCTTTGTGAGCAGGAAGGGGTTTCGGTATGA
- a CDS encoding GNAT family N-acetyltransferase: MIRPATPADVPEIVSMIRELATYEKAAHEVRVTEEQLHDTLFRDNPAAFAHMAEQDGEVVGFTLWFLTYSTWRGTHGIYMEDLYVRPQHRGGGHGVGLMRKLAEICAERGYQRLEWAVLDWNRPSIDFYEKLGAVNQDDWYRYRLTDEPLARLAERRD; this comes from the coding sequence ATGATTCGTCCTGCCACACCCGCTGACGTGCCCGAGATCGTCAGCATGATCCGCGAGCTCGCCACGTACGAGAAGGCCGCCCACGAGGTGCGCGTGACCGAGGAGCAGCTCCACGACACCCTCTTCCGCGACAACCCCGCCGCCTTCGCGCACATGGCCGAGCAGGACGGCGAGGTGGTGGGCTTCACGCTCTGGTTCCTCACCTACTCCACCTGGCGCGGCACGCACGGCATCTACATGGAGGACCTGTACGTGCGCCCCCAGCACCGCGGCGGCGGCCACGGCGTGGGCCTGATGCGCAAGCTGGCGGAGATCTGCGCCGAGCGCGGTTACCAGCGCCTGGAATGGGCGGTGCTCGACTGGAACAGGCCCAGCATCGACTTCTACGAGAAGCTCGGCGCGGTCAACCAGGACGACTGGTACCGCTACCGGCTGACCGACGAGCCGCTCGCCCGCCTGGCCGAACGGCGCGACTGA